A window of Synechococcus sp. WH 8109 genomic DNA:
AGACGAGCACGGGCCGCCCCCTGGCCGAACGCCTGGGCTACGGCTTTGTGGATGCCGATGCCGTAATCGAACAGGCGGCGGGCTGCAGCATCCCGGAAATCTTTGATCGGGATGGCGAAGCGGGCTTCCGCAGCCTGGAAAGCCAGGTGCTCAGTGCGATCAGTCAGCGCCACTCGCTGGTGGTAGCCACAGGTGGCGGTGTGGTGACCCAGCCGGAGAACTGGGGAATGCTGCACAGCGGCATCGTGATCTGGCTCGATGTGGTGCCCGATCAGTTGCTGCAGCGACTGAACGCTGACAGCACCGTGCGCCCGTTACTGCAAACTGCCGATCCAGAGGCGGCTCTGAAAGCGCTGTTGAACGAGCGTCGTCCCCTCTACGCCGAGGCCGATCTGACGGTGGTGATCAACGACGAAACCCCAGAGGCCGTGGCCGAAGGAATCCTGCAACTGGTGCCAAGTCTCCTGAAGGATCCGACCCAACGCCGAACCGACTGAATCTCAAGCGGTGGGCGGCTCCAACCGCACCGCAAACCACTGCAATGTCACCCCGGGGCTGATCTCCAAATCACAGGCTGTATCGATCAACCGCTGCGCCGCTGAGTCAACATCTGGTTGATCTGCCAGGTCGGCCGGCAACTGATCGAGGCTGCCCAACCAACCGCTCAGCCATGTCAACGTGTCGGCAGCGCTGAGCAACTGCTCCGGCTTGCCAGGCTCCAGCACCACATAGTCATCAAGGGCACGGATCAGGGGATCAGACATGGAACGGCGGGTATGGATACTTCTCATCGGCATTACCATCCTGCTCAGTGGCGGCCCCGCCTGGGCTCAGACAGGTCTTGAGCAGCGGTTGAACAGCTGGCCCGACTGGAGCCTCCCGGCACCGTTGCCGCGGCCCTCAAATCGCGACGACCTGATTTACCCCTACTGGTTTGCCGGGCTG
This region includes:
- a CDS encoding shikimate kinase, yielding MADSTPTLKERLAGRSIYLVGMMGSGKTSTGRPLAERLGYGFVDADAVIEQAAGCSIPEIFDRDGEAGFRSLESQVLSAISQRHSLVVATGGGVVTQPENWGMLHSGIVIWLDVVPDQLLQRLNADSTVRPLLQTADPEAALKALLNERRPLYAEADLTVVINDETPEAVAEGILQLVPSLLKDPTQRRTD
- a CDS encoding chlororespiratory reduction protein 7, giving the protein MSDPLIRALDDYVVLEPGKPEQLLSAADTLTWLSGWLGSLDQLPADLADQPDVDSAAQRLIDTACDLEISPGVTLQWFAVRLEPPTA